The Microbacterium sp. W4I20 genome segment CGGATCTGCGGATGCTCGAGCTTGCCGTTGAACACGCGGTCGGGGATCCACTGCCGGCCCTCCCGGCGGCAGTGGACGGCTCCGATCACGGCCGACGTCACGAGGGCATCCGGGGTCGTCGGCCCCTCGGTTTCCACGCTCACGCCCTCGCCGCGGCGGCTCGTCGGCGTGCAGCGCAGCACGACAGGCCGCCCCGCCGATGCTTCGACGTGCACGCGGTACCAGCCGTCCTTCTGCCAGTCCACGGCGAGCACGGCGAGCGTTTCATCGTCTGCACCGCGCAGTGCCAGCCGTCCCTGCGCATCGATCACGATCGCCAGCACGCCCACCCCGTCTGGGCCGAGCAGGGCGACGATCCCCTGCTCGCGCCCGGACGAGGGTGACGTGGGCTGCATGAGCACCGACACCTCGAGCCCGCCGAGCCGATGGCTCCCCAGGGAGGGGACGACCACGCATGAACCGAGGTGCACGTCCTGCAGCCCGCCCGGCACCGTCTGCGAGGAGAACTCCGGCACGGGAAGGATCTTCCGACCCGGTCCCGCCGGGTTGTCGTCCCCGTGCTGCAGGCGCACCAGGTCGACCTCGACGCGCTCGGCGGACGCGCTGATCATGAGTTCGATGCCCTCACCGGACGCCGCCGACAGGGTGTTGAGATATCCGGTGAGGGTCATCCGCTGTTCCTTCCGTGCCGGGGCGGCGTCAGTTGCACTCGGTCTTGTACCAGAGGGCCTCGCCCTCCGGGGTGTCGACGTCCTCGCTGGTGAGGATCTCGACGGGCGCATCCACGGTCTTCGAGACCTCGTCGCCGCGGAGCTGTGCGGCGATCTGCTCGATCGCCAGCTCTCCCATCGCGAACGGCTGCTGCGCGACCGTGGCCTGCAGCACACCCTCCTGCAGCAGTTCGACGTTGGCCGCGCCGGCATCCCAGCTGACCATCTTCACGTCGCCCACCACGTCGGCGTTGCGGAGCGCCACGGCGGCTCCCGTCGAGTTGAGGTAGTTGGTCGTGTAGATCGCCTTCAGGTCCGGGTACTTCACGAGGGTCGATGCGGCATTCGCCTGGATGATGTCGGCGGAGATCTCGGGGTAGGAGATCGAGACCACCTCGATGTCGGGGTACTCCTTCAGCGCGTCCTCGAAGCCTTTGATGCGCGCCTGGGTGATCGGGTTCGTGGCGAGAGAGCCGATCGCCGCGATCTGCCCCTCCCCGCCGATCAGATCGGCGAGGTACGTCGTGATCTCCTTGGCGCCCTCGTAGTGGTTCGAGGCGATGAAGGAGTCGTAGAGTTCGTCGTCCTCGAGCTGGGCGTCGACGTCGATCACGGTGACGCCGTCGCCGCGCGCGGACTGCACCGGGATGCCGCCGGCGACCGGATCCGCCGGCGTGTAGATGAGGGCGTCCGGCGCACTCGTGAGCACGTTCTGCACGATGGTGGTCAACTGCGCCTGGTTCTGGTTCTGCGGGGCCTGGAGCTCGCCGACATCCATGCCGAGCTTCTTACCGGCCGCTTGGGCGCCGCACGCCACCTGCACGTAGTACGGATCACCCGACTGCGGACCGGCGATGGCGATCGTCGCGCCGGCCACCGGGTCGTCTCCGTCGCCTCCCCCGCCGCCCTCGGGAGCGGAGCCGGAGCACGCGGCGAGCGGCACCAGCAGGAGCGCGGTGGCGGCCGCGGCCAGAACGATTCGGCGGGAAGAGGGCGCAGTGAAGGCAGAGCTGTTCATGGAGACTCCTGTGTCGGGTGAGGGGTGCTGCGGGTGAAGGATGCTGCGGATAGGAGAACGTGTGCGCTCAGCTGGGCGCCGAGCTCGATCGCTTGAGGCTGCGGATGCGGCGCAGTCGGTCGAGGTAGAGAGCGCCGACGAGCACGGCCCCGGTGACGACCTGCTGCCAGAAGCTCTGAAGGCCGGCGATCACGAGACCACTGGCGAGCACGACCGGGATCGCGTTGCCGAGCGCGGTGCCGGCGATCGTGCCGACGCCGCCGAACAGGCTCGCGCCGCCGAGGATCGCGGCGGTCGCCGCGGTCAGCGCGTCGAGCGAGTGGCCCGAGATGTTCGTCGTGCCGTAGATCGAGAGCGACAGCCAACCGGCGAGACCGGCGAGCAGCCCCGAGAGGCCGTAGATGACGGCGAGGTGACGTCGTACCGGGATGCCGGCGCGCACGGCCGCCTCCTTGTTCGAGCCGATCGCGTAGGTGTGCCGGCCGAACACCGTGGAGTGCAGCGCGATCGCGGCGATGACGGCCACGAGGGCGGCGATCACCACGACCCACGGCACGCCGAGGATGCGCCCGACGCCGAACTGCGACATCGAGACCGGCATCCCGCTGAGGTCCTGTCCCCCGGTCGCGACCTGCGCGAGACCCAGCGCCGCACCGAACATGCCGAGCGTGACGATGATCGGGTTGAGCTCGGCATAGGCGACGAGCAGTCCGTTGATCCAGCCGAGGCCGAGGCCGCAGACGACGGCGACGGCGAGGCCGATGAGGGCCGTCGTCCAGCCGTCTCCGCCCACCTCCCGCATGACGATCATGCTGATGACGCCGGAGAAGACCAGCACGGATCCGACCGAGAGGTCGAATCCGGCCGTGATGATCACGTAGGTCACGCCCACGGCGAGGATCAGCATGATGGAGCCGGCGAGGAACATGTTGCGCACGTTCGCGGGCGACAGGAACGGCTGCCCGTTGACGATCGCGAACACCACGACCAGCAGGATGAGTGCGCACGTGACGACGAAGAGCGGATGCTGCCACGCGCGCTCCATGCGCTGTCGCCAGGTGAGGGGTTCGGGGGCGAGGACGGGTGCGCCCAGCGTGTCGAGAGAGGTCATCGTGTTCCTCCGGCGGTGTCGGTGGAGTCGGGATCCGGCAGGGCGGTGCCGCCGGTCATGGTGGAGACGAGCAGTTCGAGCGAAGCCTCGGCCCGCGTGTAGCTCGCGACGCGCTGCCCCAGGCGCAGCACCTCGACGCGGTCGGCGACGGCCAGCACGTCCGACATGTTGTGGCTGATGAGCACGACCGCGAGGCCGCGATCGGCGACGCGCTTGACCATGTCGAGCACGCCCTTGGTCTGCACGACGCCGAGCGCGGCGGTCGGCTCGTCGAGCAGCACGACGGTGCGTGCCCAGCTCACCGCCCGCGCGACGGCCACGCCCTGGCGCTGCCCGCCGGACATGTCGCTCACGGAGCCGCGCCGAGGGTCGGCGGTCACGCCGAGCTGCGCGAACTCGCGCTGCGCGACCGCCGCCATCGACTTGTTGTCGAGGAAACCGAGGGCACCCAGCGGTCCCTTGCGCCGCGTCTCCCGCCCGAGGAACATGTTCGCGACCGGCCCCATGTCGGGGGCGAGTGCGAGATCTTGCCAGACGGTCTCGATGCCCGCCGCCTGAGCGTCGGTCGGCTGGTGGGCGCGGAACGGCTCGCCTCCGACGAAGACCTCGCCGTCGTCGGGCGCGAGAGCGCCGGACAGCACCTTCACGAGCGTCGACTTGCCGGCGCCGTTGTCGCCGATCAGCGCGGTCACCTCGCCGGCGCGGCAGTCGAAGTCGGCGCCGCGGAGCGCCTGGACGTGCCCGTACGAGACGCGGATGCCGCGCGTGCTCAGTGCGGTGTCGGTCGGACGCGACGAGGTCGTCGCTCCGCCGGTGGTGCGGGAGGTCTCGGAATCCATTCGGATGCCTTCCTTCGGGTAGCGGGGGCGGGGGAATTCAGATGGCGGTGTAGCCGCCGTCGATGGTGACCTGCTGGGCCGTCATGTAGCTCGAGACGTCGGACGCCAGGAAGACCACGAGGCCGGCGACGTCTTCCGGCGTGGCCATGCGGCCCTGCGGGATGAGCGCCACCCATTCGGCCTCGAGCTCGGGCTGGCGCTCGATGATCTGCCGCGTCAGGTCGGTGAGCACGTAGCCCGGCGCGATCGAGTTCACGCGGATCCCGGACGAGGCCCACTCGACGGCGAGCGACTTGGCGAGGTGCGCGACGGCGGCCTTCGACGAGTTGTACGACGCCGCCCACTGCGGCACGTTGACGATCGAGCCCGACATCGACGAGATGAGCACGGCGCTGCCGGTCTGCCCGGCTTCGAGCAGGGTGCGGCCGAAGGCCTGCGCCGAGAAGAACGTGCCGGTCAGGTTGACGTCGATGACCTTGCGCCAGTTGCTGGCCGTGACGTCGATGGAGTCCTCGTTGATCTCGATGCCCGCGGCGGTGAGGAGCACCCGGGGAACACCGAGGCGCTCGGTGACGAGAGCGAAGGCCGCGGCCGTGGCATCCTGATCCGTCACGTCGAGGCGATGGCCGAGCGCGCGCACTCCGAACTCCTCGGCGAGGGATGCCGCGGTCTCCTCCACCGTGTCCAGCAGGTCGAAGAGTGCGATGTCCACGCCCTCTTCGGCGAGCGCGCGGGCGACGGCGAGGCCGATTCCGCGGCCGCCTCCGGTGACGACGGCGATGCGTCCGGCGAGGTCGATCTTCATGGTGTTCTCCTTGGGTCTTGGTTCTGGGGGTTCCGGTTCGGGAACCGGATGTCGAGGGGTGGGTCGGGTGCGGTCAGGCGCCGATGAGGGCGCGCAGACGGGCGGCGGTCTGCGGCAGGGTGGTCGCCGAGTCGCCGCTGGTCGAGCATTCGAGGTTGATCGCACCCCGGTAGTCGATGTCGCGGAGCGCGCCGAAAATCCCGTCCCAATCGAGCGCACCGTGTCCCGGGAGCAGCCGGTTGTTGTCGCCGAGGTGCACGTGACGCACCTGGTCACCCGCAGCGCGGAGAGCGTCGGGGATGCTCGATTCCTCGATCGACATGTGGAACGTGTCGGGCAGCAGACCCGCGTTCGGGTGCGCCACGCGCGTGACGACGGCAAGGTTGTCGGCCACCGAGTTGAGATAGCGGCTCTCGTAGCGGTTGAGCGGTTCGAGCAGGATCGCGGCATCGGAGCCCGCGACCCGGTCGAGCAGCTCGCGGTAGAACGCCGTGAACTCCTCGTCCTGCGCCGGGGTGAGCTGCTGGTACGGCTCGAACAGCGGCATCGGATCCTGCGGACCGTACTCGAACTCGATCTCGGTCACGAGTCCGAGCTCCGCGCACACGTCGGCCGCCTCGCGGTACATGTCGCGGCACTGCGCCCGCAGGTCGGCATCCTCCGACATCGCGTGACCGTAGATGTCACCCGTGAGCACGAACTCGACCGGACGCACACCGGTGCGCGACTCGAGCGCGACGAGCTCGGCGTGCACCTCGCGATTCCACTCCTCACGCGGCTGGAACACGGCGATCGCGTCATAGCCCCAGTCGCGCAGCAGTTCCGCCTGGGCGGTCAGCGAGTCTCCGGGGATCATCGGGGTGGAACAGCAGAGGATCATCTTCCTTCTCCTTCAGGGTGGGTCTGTGTGCGCGCTCCGCCGTACAGGCGCGAGAGGGCGTCATCGAATCGGTCGTACCGCGCGTGCGTCGTCGGTGCGGTTCGGGGGTGGTAGACGTGCGCGTCCGGCACGGGGAGGCGGGCGGTGTCGTCGATCGAGGAGAGCTCGCC includes the following:
- a CDS encoding sugar phosphate isomerase/epimerase family protein, with amino-acid sequence MILCCSTPMIPGDSLTAQAELLRDWGYDAIAVFQPREEWNREVHAELVALESRTGVRPVEFVLTGDIYGHAMSEDADLRAQCRDMYREAADVCAELGLVTEIEFEYGPQDPMPLFEPYQQLTPAQDEEFTAFYRELLDRVAGSDAAILLEPLNRYESRYLNSVADNLAVVTRVAHPNAGLLPDTFHMSIEESSIPDALRAAGDQVRHVHLGDNNRLLPGHGALDWDGIFGALRDIDYRGAINLECSTSGDSATTLPQTAARLRALIGA
- a CDS encoding substrate-binding domain-containing protein, with translation MNSSAFTAPSSRRIVLAAAATALLLVPLAACSGSAPEGGGGGDGDDPVAGATIAIAGPQSGDPYYVQVACGAQAAGKKLGMDVGELQAPQNQNQAQLTTIVQNVLTSAPDALIYTPADPVAGGIPVQSARGDGVTVIDVDAQLEDDELYDSFIASNHYEGAKEITTYLADLIGGEGQIAAIGSLATNPITQARIKGFEDALKEYPDIEVVSISYPEISADIIQANAASTLVKYPDLKAIYTTNYLNSTGAAVALRNADVVGDVKMVSWDAGAANVELLQEGVLQATVAQQPFAMGELAIEQIAAQLRGDEVSKTVDAPVEILTSEDVDTPEGEALWYKTECN
- a CDS encoding ABC transporter permease; translated protein: MTSLDTLGAPVLAPEPLTWRQRMERAWQHPLFVVTCALILLVVVFAIVNGQPFLSPANVRNMFLAGSIMLILAVGVTYVIITAGFDLSVGSVLVFSGVISMIVMREVGGDGWTTALIGLAVAVVCGLGLGWINGLLVAYAELNPIIVTLGMFGAALGLAQVATGGQDLSGMPVSMSQFGVGRILGVPWVVVIAALVAVIAAIALHSTVFGRHTYAIGSNKEAAVRAGIPVRRHLAVIYGLSGLLAGLAGWLSLSIYGTTNISGHSLDALTAATAAILGGASLFGGVGTIAGTALGNAIPVVLASGLVIAGLQSFWQQVVTGAVLVGALYLDRLRRIRSLKRSSSAPS
- a CDS encoding ATP-binding cassette domain-containing protein, which codes for MDSETSRTTGGATTSSRPTDTALSTRGIRVSYGHVQALRGADFDCRAGEVTALIGDNGAGKSTLVKVLSGALAPDDGEVFVGGEPFRAHQPTDAQAAGIETVWQDLALAPDMGPVANMFLGRETRRKGPLGALGFLDNKSMAAVAQREFAQLGVTADPRRGSVSDMSGGQRQGVAVARAVSWARTVVLLDEPTAALGVVQTKGVLDMVKRVADRGLAVVLISHNMSDVLAVADRVEVLRLGQRVASYTRAEASLELLVSTMTGGTALPDPDSTDTAGGTR
- a CDS encoding SDR family oxidoreductase, with product MKIDLAGRIAVVTGGGRGIGLAVARALAEEGVDIALFDLLDTVEETAASLAEEFGVRALGHRLDVTDQDATAAAFALVTERLGVPRVLLTAAGIEINEDSIDVTASNWRKVIDVNLTGTFFSAQAFGRTLLEAGQTGSAVLISSMSGSIVNVPQWAASYNSSKAAVAHLAKSLAVEWASSGIRVNSIAPGYVLTDLTRQIIERQPELEAEWVALIPQGRMATPEDVAGLVVFLASDVSSYMTAQQVTIDGGYTAI